In Diceros bicornis minor isolate mBicDic1 chromosome 24, mDicBic1.mat.cur, whole genome shotgun sequence, the following are encoded in one genomic region:
- the GPR65 gene encoding psychosine receptor: MNSTCIEEQHDLDHYLFPIVYVFVVVVSIPANIGSLCVSFLQVKKENELGIYLFSLSLSDLLYTLTLPLWIDYTWNRDNWTFSPALCKGSAFFMYMNFYSSTAFLTCIAVDRYLAVVYPLKFFFLRTRKFAFMVSLFVWVLETIFNAVILWEDETAIEYCDAKKSNFTLCYDKYPLEKWQIKLNLFRTCAGYAIPLVIIMVCNRKVYQAVQHNQATENTEKKRIIKLLVSITLTFILCFTPFHVMLLIRCILERDVNFNERLFDHKSGKQTYKMYRITVALTSLNCVADPILYCFVTETGRSDMWNILKFCTGKLSTSQRQSKSTISMSTKDTVELDILE, from the coding sequence atgaacagcACATGTATTGAAGAACAGCATGACCTGGATCACTATTTGTTTCCAATTGTTTATGTCTTTGTGGTCGTAGTCAGCATTCCAGCCAATATTGGATCTCTATGTGTGTCTTTTCtgcaagtaaaaaaagaaaatgaattaggaaTTTACCTCTTCAGTTTATCACTGTCAGATCTGCTGTATACGTTAACTCTCCCTCTGTGGATTGATTATACTTGGAATAGAGACAACTGGACTTTCTCTCCCGCCTTGTGCAAAGGCAGTGCTTTCTTCATGTACATGAACTTCTACAGCAGCACAGCGTTCCTCACCTGCATCGCTGTTGATCGGTACTTAGCAGTTGTCTACCCTTTGaagttttttttcctaaggacAAGAAAATTTGCATTCATGGTCAGCCTATTTGTCTGGGTATTGGAAACCATCTTCAATGCTGTCATTCTGTGGGAAGACGAAACAGCTATCGAATACTGTGATGCCAAAAAGTCTAATTTTACTTTATGCTATGACAAATACCCCTTGGAAAAATGGCAAATCAAACTCAACTTGTTTAGGACGTGTGCAGGCTATGCCATACCTCTGGTCATCATAATGGTTTGCAACCGGAAAGTCTACCAAGCTGTGCAGCACAATCAAGCCACAGAAAACACCGAAAAGAAGAGAATCATAAAACTACTTGTTAGTATCACGTTGACTTTTATCTTGTGTTTTACTCCCTTTCATGTGATGTTGCTGATTCGCTGTATTTTAGAGCGGGATGTGAACTTCAATGAGCGTCTATTTGACCACAAGTCTGGGAAGCAGACTTATAAGATGTATAGAATCACAGTTGCGTTAACAAGTTTAAATTGTGTCGCTGATCCAATTCTGTACTGTTTTGTAACTGAAACAGGAAGATCTGATATGTGGAATATATTAAAATTCTGTACTGGGAAGCTTAGTACATCACAAAGGCAAAGTAAAAGCACAATTTCTATGTCTACAAAAGATACTGTGGAATTAGACATCTTGGAATAG